From Candidatus Manganitrophus morganii, the proteins below share one genomic window:
- the tssF gene encoding type VI secretion system baseplate subunit TssF, protein MAFNKYYQDELTFLREMGREFARAYPAAAPFLADRGSDPDVERLLEGFAFLTGRIRQKLDDEFPELIHALMSLMWPHYLRPIPSMSIVEFTPITGAVRERQPVPRGTEVASLPVEGIPCRFRTAFDLDLYPFSIEETLVQTLPDGRSALRLRFKLSPGTTLSQVRLETLRFFLHGDPAYTLYLWLCRYVSEVRVRAIVQGKPSQESTLPPGRIEAGGFSEEEALLPYPKGAFDGYRYLQEYFTFPEKFLFTTLTGLLPVTKTMKGEAFEIDFVFSQPPAASLHITRENVRLFCTPVVNLFQMESDPIRINHQRVEYPIRPAGASPIQYETYSVDRSVGWVRGTAEEQEYPPFVSFQHHLGPAGRRLTYYQTRLRGAVVGDGTDTSVSFVNGEQTTVVPPTETVVFHLTCTNRALPGKLRVGDIQVPTDRSPEFARFRNITKVTPAIRPPVGGDLYWRLISHLSLNYTSLSSVEALRGILELYNFPSLYDRQAGRANERRLEGIIGIENRGEDLLFRGAPVRGIATSLSMKEDHFDGEGDLFLFATVLNEFLSLYVSLNSFSRLTVKGVQQGEVYSWPPRIGRQMAL, encoded by the coding sequence GGAGTTTGCCCGGGCTTATCCCGCGGCGGCCCCCTTCCTGGCCGACCGGGGGAGCGATCCCGATGTGGAGCGGCTGCTGGAAGGATTTGCCTTTCTGACCGGCCGGATTCGCCAGAAGCTCGATGATGAATTCCCCGAGCTGATCCATGCGCTCATGAGCCTCATGTGGCCGCACTATCTGCGGCCGATTCCGTCGATGTCGATCGTCGAGTTTACACCGATCACCGGGGCGGTCCGGGAGCGGCAACCGGTCCCGCGCGGAACCGAAGTCGCCTCCCTTCCGGTCGAAGGGATTCCCTGTCGATTCCGCACCGCTTTTGATCTCGATCTCTATCCTTTCAGCATAGAGGAAACGCTTGTCCAGACCTTACCCGACGGACGATCGGCCTTGCGTCTTCGATTCAAACTGAGCCCGGGAACGACCCTCTCGCAGGTTCGCCTGGAGACCCTTCGATTTTTCCTTCACGGCGACCCGGCCTACACCCTTTATCTTTGGCTTTGCCGGTATGTTTCCGAGGTTCGTGTTCGCGCCATCGTTCAGGGAAAACCTTCTCAGGAAAGCACCCTTCCTCCCGGCCGGATCGAGGCGGGGGGATTTTCCGAGGAGGAGGCGCTGCTTCCTTATCCCAAAGGGGCGTTCGACGGCTACCGATACCTCCAGGAGTACTTTACCTTTCCGGAAAAGTTCCTCTTTACGACCTTGACCGGTCTTCTTCCGGTGACCAAAACGATGAAGGGGGAGGCGTTTGAGATCGATTTTGTCTTCTCGCAGCCGCCGGCCGCTTCCCTTCACATCACCCGGGAGAATGTCCGTCTCTTCTGCACCCCGGTGGTCAATCTTTTTCAAATGGAATCCGATCCGATCCGGATCAACCATCAGCGGGTTGAATATCCGATCCGGCCCGCAGGGGCGAGTCCGATCCAGTATGAGACGTATTCGGTCGACCGGTCGGTGGGATGGGTCCGGGGGACGGCGGAGGAGCAGGAGTACCCGCCGTTCGTCTCCTTCCAGCATCACCTCGGTCCCGCGGGGCGCCGGCTCACCTATTATCAAACGCGGCTTCGGGGGGCGGTGGTGGGGGACGGAACCGACACCTCCGTTTCGTTTGTGAATGGGGAGCAGACGACGGTCGTGCCGCCGACCGAGACGGTCGTTTTCCACCTCACCTGCACGAACCGCGCGCTTCCCGGCAAGCTCCGTGTGGGAGACATCCAGGTCCCGACCGACCGCTCGCCGGAGTTCGCCCGGTTTCGGAATATTACCAAGGTGACCCCGGCGATCCGGCCCCCGGTGGGGGGGGATCTTTATTGGCGGCTGATCTCGCATCTTTCGCTCAACTATACCTCTCTTTCCAGCGTCGAAGCGCTGCGGGGGATTTTGGAGCTCTATAATTTCCCGTCGCTCTATGACCGGCAGGCGGGCCGGGCCAATGAGCGCCGGCTGGAAGGAATCATCGGAATCGAGAACCGGGGGGAGGATCTCCTCTTCCGCGGCGCGCCGGTGCGGGGGATCGCGACCTCTCTTTCCATGAAGGAGGATCACTTCGACGGGGAGGGGGATCTTTTCCTTTTCGCGACGGTGTTGAACGAGTTTTTGTCGCTTTACGTCTCCCTTAATTCTTTCAGCCGATTGACGGTGAAGGGGGTTCAACAAGGAGAGGTCTATTCATGGCCGCCGAGGATCGGTCGACAGATGGCCCTTTAG
- the tssG gene encoding type VI secretion system baseplate subunit TssG: protein MAAEDRSTDGPLEGRPFEEAERYSFFQLVRLLERYHQPRARVGGEGPASGEILRFRPDASLGFPASDVVSVEEIPAAEDQPARVRITTSFLGLYGSTSPLPVFYTEEMLRRDPDEDPVRAFIDLFHHRLLSLFYRCWEKYRYHIQFEGEGKDAFSRRMFGFIGLGTAGLTDRVGIPAARLIRYAGLLTQKPRSAAALEGMVSDFFGGIPVHVVQWVARWVTIQPEQRIRLGRGNNRLGVDASLGEKVLSRSAQFRVALGPMRYDAYLSFLPDGESFRMLNALIVLFLNDPLEFDIELQVHGEEILPLQLKSQGGGRLGWTTWLPTEKFEDGRAKSVVLERSLN from the coding sequence ATGGCCGCCGAGGATCGGTCGACAGATGGCCCTTTAGAAGGGCGGCCTTTTGAGGAGGCCGAGCGGTATTCGTTCTTCCAACTCGTCCGGCTGCTGGAGCGATACCATCAGCCGCGCGCGCGCGTCGGCGGCGAGGGACCGGCCTCGGGGGAGATCCTCCGGTTCCGGCCCGATGCGTCGCTCGGCTTTCCCGCCTCCGATGTGGTTTCGGTGGAGGAGATCCCGGCGGCCGAGGATCAGCCGGCCCGCGTTCGGATCACGACGAGCTTTCTCGGCCTCTATGGGAGTACTTCTCCCTTGCCGGTCTTTTATACGGAGGAGATGCTTCGCCGGGACCCCGACGAAGATCCGGTCCGGGCCTTCATCGATCTTTTTCACCATCGGCTCCTCTCTCTTTTCTACCGCTGCTGGGAGAAGTACCGGTATCACATTCAGTTCGAAGGGGAGGGGAAAGACGCCTTCTCCCGGCGGATGTTCGGCTTCATCGGCCTCGGCACCGCCGGCCTGACCGATCGGGTCGGGATTCCGGCCGCCCGTTTGATCCGGTATGCCGGGCTCCTGACGCAGAAGCCCCGCTCCGCCGCCGCGCTGGAGGGAATGGTCAGCGATTTCTTCGGCGGGATTCCGGTCCATGTCGTCCAATGGGTGGCCCGGTGGGTGACGATTCAACCGGAGCAGCGGATTCGGCTGGGAAGGGGGAACAACCGGCTCGGCGTCGACGCTTCGCTCGGGGAGAAGGTCTTGAGCCGAAGCGCCCAATTCCGGGTGGCGCTCGGCCCGATGCGATATGACGCCTATTTATCGTTTCTTCCGGATGGAGAATCGTTCCGGATGCTGAATGCGTTGATTGTCCTCTTCTTGAACGACCCTTTGGAGTTCGACATCGAATTGCAGGTGCATGGGGAAGAGATCTTGCCGCTTCAATTAAAGAGCCAGGGGGGAGGCCGGCTCGGCTGGACCACGTGGCTCCCGACGGAAAAATTCGAGGATGGGCGGGCGAAATCGGTGGTGTTGGAGAGAAGTTTAAATTAA
- the tssH gene encoding type VI secretion system ATPase TssH, which yields MIGVDIKSLLRRLNRFSTRSLEAAAGLCVSRSHYEVGVPHLLMQMAEDPAADIQTILRHFGIEPSRLQKTLQRELESLRSGNAGKPVFSPTLLEWVEEAWLIGSIDLGLSEIRSGALLAALLGNPSRYGLDEAVELLEAIRPDELKRKFSEITTGSSEQAAERPKEGGTTGAASRGEETALGRFTIDFTARARSEEIDPVFGRDREIRQMIDILARRRKNNPIVVGEAGVGKTAVVEGLALKVVQGDVPDILKGVDILGLDMGLLQAGAGVKGEFENRLKSVINEVKASPKPIVLFIDEAHTLIGAGGAAGMSDAANLLKPALARGELRTIAATTWSEYKKYFEKDAALARRFQLVSLEEPSEEGAVVILRGLREKYEASHKIPILDDAVVAAAKMSSRYISGRQLPDKAVDLLDTAAARVKIGMTNRPSHLEDTERRIQVLERERSAYQRDMAGGAEIDPVRVQEVDEEIAGLRDELSQLEKRWKEEKEAAEQVKGLREKLSAETNASAREPLQKELKAAKEALAKIQGNDPLIKIEVDSDVIAKVISDWTGIPVGKMVQDEARSVLELNGRMINRIKGQDHAIDSIARGIRAAKAGLGNPRAPMGVFLLVGPSGVGKTETALGLADLLFGGERFMVTINMSEFQEKHTVSRLIGSPPGYVGYGEGGILTEAVRQRPYSVVLLDEVEKADPEVLNLFYQVFDKGMLSDGEGRVIDFKNTIILLTSNLATDIIMESCADGNRPAVDDLSSAIRPVLSKHFKPALLARMTVVPYYPIDATAMKGIVELKLRQVGARLMESQRMVLEYDPSVVEQIVQRCTEVETGARNVDHILQGTLLPKISTEILERIGGGPLPDKLSLGLDDNGGFKLTFGEISH from the coding sequence ATGATCGGTGTCGATATCAAATCTTTGCTTCGGCGTTTGAACCGTTTCTCCACCCGTTCCTTGGAGGCGGCGGCGGGGCTTTGCGTCTCGCGCAGCCATTATGAAGTCGGCGTTCCCCATCTGCTGATGCAGATGGCGGAGGACCCGGCCGCCGATATCCAGACGATCTTGAGACATTTCGGGATCGAGCCTTCCCGTCTTCAGAAAACGCTTCAGCGGGAGCTGGAGAGCCTTCGCAGCGGCAACGCCGGAAAGCCGGTTTTCTCCCCGACGCTCCTGGAGTGGGTGGAAGAGGCCTGGCTGATCGGATCGATCGATTTGGGTTTAAGCGAGATCCGCTCCGGGGCGCTGCTTGCGGCGCTGCTCGGAAATCCGAGCCGGTATGGCTTGGACGAGGCGGTCGAGTTATTGGAGGCGATCCGTCCCGATGAGTTGAAGAGAAAGTTTTCCGAAATCACCACCGGCTCTTCGGAGCAGGCGGCCGAGAGGCCGAAAGAAGGGGGAACAACCGGGGCGGCGTCGCGTGGAGAAGAGACGGCGCTCGGCCGGTTCACGATCGATTTTACGGCGCGGGCCCGCAGCGAGGAGATCGATCCGGTCTTCGGCCGCGATCGGGAGATCCGGCAGATGATCGACATCCTGGCGCGTCGCCGGAAGAACAACCCGATCGTCGTCGGCGAGGCGGGGGTCGGCAAGACCGCCGTCGTCGAGGGATTGGCGCTGAAGGTGGTCCAGGGGGACGTCCCCGACATTTTGAAGGGGGTCGATATCCTCGGCCTCGATATGGGGTTGCTCCAGGCGGGGGCCGGGGTGAAGGGAGAATTCGAGAATCGTCTCAAGTCGGTCATCAACGAGGTGAAGGCGTCGCCGAAGCCGATCGTCCTCTTCATCGATGAAGCGCATACGTTGATCGGGGCCGGCGGGGCCGCGGGGATGAGCGACGCGGCCAACCTGCTGAAGCCGGCGCTGGCCCGCGGCGAGCTGCGGACGATCGCCGCGACCACCTGGTCGGAATACAAAAAATATTTCGAGAAAGATGCCGCGCTGGCGCGGCGATTCCAGCTGGTCAGCCTCGAAGAGCCGTCGGAGGAGGGAGCGGTCGTCATTCTCCGCGGATTGCGGGAAAAATACGAAGCGTCGCACAAGATTCCAATTCTCGACGATGCCGTGGTGGCGGCGGCGAAGATGTCGAGCCGGTACATCTCCGGCCGGCAGCTTCCAGACAAGGCGGTCGATCTCCTCGATACCGCCGCGGCCCGGGTGAAGATCGGGATGACCAACCGGCCGAGCCACCTCGAAGACACCGAGCGGCGGATTCAGGTCCTGGAGCGGGAGCGGTCGGCCTATCAGCGCGACATGGCCGGCGGCGCCGAGATCGACCCGGTGCGGGTCCAAGAAGTCGACGAGGAGATCGCGGGGCTCCGGGACGAATTGTCCCAGCTGGAAAAACGTTGGAAAGAAGAAAAGGAAGCGGCCGAGCAGGTGAAGGGGCTTCGCGAGAAACTTTCCGCGGAGACGAATGCCTCGGCGCGGGAGCCGCTGCAGAAAGAGCTTAAAGCGGCCAAAGAGGCCCTTGCGAAGATTCAGGGAAATGATCCGCTGATCAAGATCGAGGTCGACTCCGACGTTATCGCGAAGGTGATCTCCGACTGGACCGGCATCCCGGTGGGGAAGATGGTCCAGGATGAGGCCCGGTCGGTCCTCGAATTAAACGGGCGGATGATCAACCGGATCAAAGGGCAGGACCATGCGATCGACTCGATCGCGCGGGGGATCCGGGCGGCCAAGGCGGGATTGGGAAATCCGCGGGCGCCGATGGGGGTGTTCCTCCTTGTCGGGCCGAGCGGCGTCGGCAAGACCGAAACGGCGCTCGGGCTCGCCGATCTTCTCTTCGGCGGAGAGCGCTTCATGGTGACGATCAACATGTCGGAGTTCCAGGAGAAGCACACCGTCTCGCGCCTGATCGGATCGCCTCCGGGGTATGTCGGCTATGGAGAAGGGGGAATCCTCACCGAAGCGGTCCGCCAGCGTCCTTACTCGGTGGTCCTCCTCGACGAGGTCGAGAAGGCCGACCCCGAAGTGCTCAACCTTTTTTACCAGGTCTTCGACAAGGGGATGCTCTCCGACGGCGAGGGACGGGTGATCGACTTCAAGAACACGATCATTCTCTTGACCAGCAACCTCGCCACCGACATCATCATGGAGTCCTGCGCCGACGGCAACCGGCCGGCGGTGGACGATCTCAGCAGCGCCATCCGGCCGGTGTTGAGCAAACATTTCAAACCGGCGCTCCTTGCGCGGATGACCGTTGTTCCCTATTATCCGATCGACGCGACCGCCATGAAGGGGATCGTCGAATTGAAATTGCGCCAGGTCGGCGCGCGGCTGATGGAGAGTCAGCGGATGGTTCTGGAGTACGATCCGTCGGTGGTGGAGCAGATCGTCCAGCGCTGCACCGAGGTAGAGACCGGCGCGCGGAACGTCGATCACATTCTCCAGGGGACGCTGCTGCCGAAGATCTCGACCGAGATCCTGGAGCGGATCGGGGGGGGGCCGCTGCCGGACAAATTGAGTTTAGGATTGGACGACAATGGTGGGTTTAAGCTGACGTTCGGGGAAATAAGTCATTAG
- a CDS encoding four helix bundle protein gives MKDFRELKVWEKGHELTLSIYQATLSFPKEERYGLTSQIRRSSASIPANIAEGCGRFGDAEFARFLQIAMGSASETEYHILLARDLKFIKDEDYRHLEQQVIEVKRMLSSFIEKLRGE, from the coding sequence ATGAAAGATTTCCGAGAACTCAAGGTTTGGGAAAAGGGACATGAATTAACGCTTTCAATTTACCAAGCGACCTTATCTTTTCCAAAAGAAGAGCGATATGGGTTAACGAGTCAAATTCGTCGGTCGAGTGCTTCTATTCCCGCCAATATAGCAGAGGGATGTGGCCGATTTGGTGATGCCGAATTTGCAAGATTCCTTCAGATCGCAATGGGCTCTGCAAGTGAGACAGAGTATCACATCCTGCTGGCACGGGATCTGAAATTCATTAAAGATGAAGATTATAGACACCTTGAACAACAAGTCATAGAAGTAAAACGAATGCTCTCATCCTTTATTGAGAAGCTGAGGGGAGAATGA